Proteins found in one Pongo pygmaeus isolate AG05252 chromosome 8, NHGRI_mPonPyg2-v2.0_pri, whole genome shotgun sequence genomic segment:
- the DDIT4 gene encoding DNA damage-inducible transcript 4 protein: MPSLWDRFSSSSTSSSPSSLSRTSTPDRPPRSAWGSAAREEGFDRSTSLESSDCESLDSSNSGFGPEEDTAYLDGVSLPDFELLSDPEDEHLCANLMQLLQESLAQARLGSRRPARLLMPGQLVSQVGKELLRLAYSEPCGLRGALLDVCVEQGKSCHSVGQLALDPSLVPTFQLTLVLRLDSRLWPKIQGLFSSANSPFLPGFSQSLTLSTGFRVIKKKLYSSEQLLIEEC, translated from the exons ATGCCTAGCCTTTGGGACCGCTTCTCGTCGTCGTCCACCTCCTCTTCGCCCTCGTCCTTGTCCCGAACTTCCACCCCAGATCGGCCGCCGCGCTCAGCCTGGGGGTCGGCGGCCCGGGAGGAGGGGTTTGACCGTTCCACGAGCCTGGAGAGCTCGGACTGCGAGTCCCTGGACAGCAGCAACAGTGGCTTCGGGCCAGAGGAAG ACACGGCTTATCTGGATGGGGTGTCGTTGCCCGACTTCGAGCTGCTCAGTGACCCTGAGGATGAACACCTGTGTGCCAACCTGATGCAGCTGCTGCAGGAGAGCCTGGCCCAGGCGCGGCTGGGCTCTCGACGCCCTGCGCGCCTGCTGATGCCTGGCCAGCTGGTAAGCCAGGTGGGCAAAGAACTATTGCGCCTGGCCTACAGCGAGCCGTGCGGCCTGCGGGGGGCGCTGCTGGACGTCTGCGTGGAGCAGGGCAAGAGCTGCCACAGCGTGGGCCAGCTGGCACTCGACCCCAGCCTGGTGCCCACCTTCCAGCTGACCCTCGTGCTGCGCCTGGACTCACGACTCTGGCCCAAGATCCAGGGGCTGTTTAGCTCTGCcaactctcccttcctccctggcttcagccagtccctgaCGCTGAGCACTGGCTTCCGAGTCATCAAGAAGAAGCTGTACAGCTCGGAACAGCTGCTCATTGAGGAGTGTTGA